A region of the Penicillium psychrofluorescens genome assembly, chromosome: 6 genome:
TGCTCCAAATTCTCCCGACTATTCTTATGCGTCGTCTCATGGTAATGgagcttcttctcgagaTTGGTGATATCCGCCGTAGCCTCGGAGCTCTCGCGCGCAAGACGCTTGTTCACTGCGTCGATGGGGACGTTGACGAACCTGTTTTTTTCGACCGTTAGTCTGTATTTATAGCTGAAGGTCATACCTCTTTCTACAAAAGAAGGAggggaaaagaaagggagatGCTCACATCTTGCCCACACCCTCATAAACACCCGTCTCCGCCGGCAGCTCGGACAGCTCCTTCGATGTCAGCTGGAGCATGCGCACGTCGCGCTGCTTGGCTGTCATTTGGGACTTGGTGAGACTGATTTGTTGCTGCGAGGCTATGGCGCGGGCCTCGATctcttggaggagctggaaaCGGCGCGTTAGCACATGGGAGGGATTTATAGAGCGTAGGGTACACTTGGCTCGCGCAAGGTCTGGGTGTTTGGACCCCGGGCAATGGGGCTGGGTATTGCTACTCACTTTTTGGAGGGCTTCGTTGGGGATCGACATTTTGTTTGGATTATTATGGAGTGGAATGGATTGGTGGTGTGCTTGTTGTTTGGTCGTTTCTGAGGAGGGGCAAATTGAGGGGCGGCGAGAGGAGAGTAGTGGGGAAGATCGCTCGGGGCTCGTTGGATGTATATGGGGGGGGTGATGAGAGGACGAAAGGACGGCCCGGTAGGACGTCTTATGGAACGATTGGTCGCTTCGAAgggtgtggatgtggataGTCGAAGTTGAACACGGAGAGCTACAAGTTGTCGTGGGCGGTGTATGGTGTCCCGGGCGGTGAGATTGTTGTGCCAGACTTAGGGCTAGGTCAGAGATGATGAGTACAAAATAACTGGGAAAAGATACGATTATGCGTGATCTTTGCGCAAATAGATCATAGTTTTCTTGGTTCGTCGAAGAATGTTTGAAGAGAAtgtggagagagagagatagcCAACATACAATGGAGCAAGATGCGGTTCTGTTCAAAGTCAAATACAAGCACTGACAGTATGTAGGAGAATAGTTCATTCAGAACAAGTAAAATAAAGAGCAGAAGACCGCCCGCCTTCTAATCCAACTAAAGTCACAGAAATCAAAATCCCGTCCAGCACCCAGAACCAGTGAGATAATCGGAAGAAATACAGACACAAGGGAATAGAGAAACATGAGAACAATAAAATCAAAACATAGATCCCAAAGAGATAGAGAAATAGATAAGGAAGAAACTAAAGGGAAAGAAAACGGGTTCTCTCGTACGCCTGACGCCATCCAGTATTGTTTCATGCTTTTAGGGGATTTCCCATAAAAGAAACCCCTTCAGCATGACCGAGTTCCCGGTACTCAAGGAGCCCAGTCAGCCAGCAGATATCGGGCCTCGCCAACTTGGTATCATGATCATCGTAGGAAGATATCACACGAAGACCACTCAATAGCTTGACTGTTGTTCGAACCAGGGCTCAAACTCAGCGCTGCTGGCTCCATGGTGGTGCATACCCCATGACGGGTCCCGACCATCAGCCATATGCATGCCCTGGTGGTGGTGATACACAGATGCGACCTGTGTGGGGTAATACGAAGCCGGGCTTGGGGGCACcgaggatgccgaggtgGTCAGGTAGGTGCTGCCGGCAGCGTCGTTGTTCCACACAGAGTAAGACGGCGGCGCAGGAAAGGCCGCACCACTCCCGGCCGGAGGAGGGCCGCTCTCGTAGGAAAGGAGCTTGGGGTCCATGTGGCCGGTCTCTGTCAGGCAGGTGGCGACCGGATACATGGGTTGAGGCTGGAGCAGCTCGTGGTGTGTGGCACCGGGTAGAGCGGCCAGGGTACTGCTCGGCGAGCCGTATTGCGCATCCTGGGGAGGAGGGCTAGGACGGCGGTAGTGCATGTCCATTTGCAGAGCGCTGGGGTGCACCACTGTTGGCAGACCGTGTGCAACCTCCATGCGGCCGGGATAGCTCATgctccaggagctgggcatTGGCACGGAGTCTGCGTCAAAGGGAGTGGAAGTGCGACTGATGTTGCGCACGCGGTTGACGTCGAAGCTTTGCCAGCGGTTGTGCAGGAGGAATGATGAGCCCGGAGTGCTGTGGTAGTCGACATCATCCCAGTCGCTGGGGGTAGCGGGATCGCAGGTTGAGGATGGGGTGTTGACCGCTTCGTCTGCACTGTTTCGTTTCCGAGCTGGAGGGGTCTTGCTGTCCTTGGATGGCGAGAACTTATAGTCCGGATGTGCTCTGGCGTGCTCGTCGCGCTCTATGCAAGCATATCGCTCGTATTTCTCCCGGATGTACTTCGGCTCCAATTTCCAACCGAGCCCACAGGCGCGCGAAACGGCCTGGTTGTTGGTCTGGTTCAGATATCGCTTGATGCGATCCGTATATGCCGATCTGTAGAGCATGAACGAGTTCATCGGCCGGGTGATCCTCCCTTTCTGCTTGACCTCTTCCCACCGCTCCTCGAATGATCTGTTCACGAAGCCTTCAATGTCTTTGATGGGGACATCTGTCATGTGTTTGGTCAGCTCGCTCAATGGCAGCGGAATGTACAGCTCCTTTGAGGACGACGAATCGAACGAGGTCTCAGGCGTATCTGCCTCTCTGCGCTCGCGAGTTCGCCGTGCTTTAGGCGACCGACTGAGCTTGGCTTTAGGCGTTGGCGCTCgccggcgcggcggcgagctttttggtggcggcgttgcAACTGGACAAGGAACAAGTTCCTCATCTGAGGTTGGAGGAGGCGTGCTGGTATGGGGGCCTGGCACAACCATCTAAGTAATCCTGTCAGCTTGGTTGTCTTTCATAAGAATGATGGTACTTACCTGGGCCTGGAGTGGCATCGGGGGATACTGCAAGGCGCGCTGGAAATATGGCGAGGGAGAGGCATAGAGCTGCGGATTGTTCAGAGCAGGTCGACAAGAGTAAATATCAAAAGGAGAGACTTACCGTTGACACTGACTGCGGCACAAAGCCTGAATGGATCTCGTCGCCTTCCA
Encoded here:
- a CDS encoding uncharacterized protein (ID:PFLUO_008972-T1.cds;~source:funannotate) → MSIPNEALQKLLQEIEARAIASQQQISLTKSQMTAKQRDVRMLQLTSKELSELPAETGVYEGVGKMFVNVPIDAVNKRLARESSEATADITNLEKKLHYHETTHKNSRENLEQILKSGGRA
- a CDS encoding uncharacterized protein (ID:PFLUO_008973-T1.cds;~source:funannotate) → MTLRIIPTPPSPPRSTDGDPTPEESYQQSGPYPPVYNMADPIKMEGDEIHSGFVPQSVSTLYASPSPYFQRALQYPPMPLQAQMVVPGPHTSTPPPTSDEELVPCPVATPPPKSSPPRRRAPTPKAKLSRSPKARRTRERREADTPETSFDSSSSKELYIPLPLSELTKHMTDVPIKDIEGFVNRSFEERWEEVKQKGRITRPMNSFMLYRSAYTDRIKRYLNQTNNQAVSRACGLGWKLEPKYIREKYERYACIERDEHARAHPDYKFSPSKDSKTPPARKRNSADEAVNTPSSTCDPATPSDWDDVDYHSTPGSSFLLHNRWQSFDVNRVRNISRTSTPFDADSVPMPSSWSMSYPGRMEVAHGLPTVVHPSALQMDMHYRRPSPPPQDAQYGSPSSTLAALPGATHHELLQPQPMYPVATCLTETGHMDPKLLSYESGPPPAGSGAAFPAPPSYSVWNNDAAGSTYLTTSASSVPPSPASYYPTQVASVYHHHQGMHMADGRDPSWGMHHHGASSAEFEPWFEQQSSY